CGATATCTAAGAAGCCAAAGCTGTAGCACAGAGCGGATGTTCTCCTTCATGAATAATCTCTAGTTGATTTTTATCCTCTGGTGTGAGACCTGTGCTGCTTTGGGTCTTAACAGGAGTAACTACTTGCAGAAGATTTTGTATTTGCTGATATAATGTCTCCTCTCCATTTGAAGCTTTTAAAATCAGTGATGGAATTTTTTTCTGTATATTGGTATAATTGAGGCATTATGATAGATCAGTGGCAGTACAAGTCAAATAGGATTCTGGGTTTTTCTTGTGTGCTCTCTTGTTGGTGTGCTTATTATATTGAATGTTTAAATGAACTCGTTGTGACTTGAAGAGATGCAGGTTTTTTCCCCTAAACCCTTAAACTTTTGGTATAATAGATTGTGCTGAACTCACTCTGTTTGTTCCTATGTTTCTACTGCGGTGGTATTGAGACAATTTTGACTTTTACAATAAAATTCAATGCTCTTAATCTTAATAGCGAGGGTACATACAGTAAGTCTTTCCTGCTTCACTGTTGTCTGTTCTCATATTGATGAATCAGAATTAAATACAGAAGAGTTGCTgtattgtctgttttttttttttttttttttttttactaaactAAACTTTGGAGCACAGTTGTTTCTTGTTGCAGTGAAGCGAAGGCCTTGTTTGCATCTCTAGCATTACATTACAGTGGACACAGTGCTGTCTTTGTTCTGCTGGACGTGCAAATCTCTTGTAAATCTTTGACTGTAACGTTTATTTTCAACTTGCATTCACTTTTTTAACTATTGAATCTGCAAGTAATTGTTGatacaacattttaaaaaaatagcaCAGGCTTCCTGTGTGATGAAACGGATACTCCTGTTTTATAACAATGACTTTGTTATGAGAGGTGAGAGGTGTGCATTACATTCTTGGTTGGATAAAATAGCCTACAGACTGTGAAGGACCAGGGACCGGTTTCAGTGAAAGAAACGAGCAACAGTGGCTCCGCTTTgtgcttcattttgtttttaacatgaaAAAAAGTCATTAGATTGTCTCAAATATGAATCCTGAAGCAGAATTGTTCCTTTTGAACTTCTGACTTTTGCCGAGCGTGAGCGAGCCAGACGTCAGTAGCCTCCTGTTCCCCTTGAAAGCTAAGGCTACATTAGCTTCTACTGACACATCAAATCAGAATCTCTCAGCATCTGCACGAACTTTGCACTAGGACCTCTTCAAAATACAGAGAATAGATCAAAAGATAAatactttatattatattgGAGTATAAATTGGGATGGATATAAAAacgagacaaaaaaacaaattaacaatacaaaactttatttataaaatatatcTATTTACCAGTGAGAAAATTTGCAAGTTGTTACAGTCCACCAGTGTGAATCATATTAAAAATGATTCTGGCTCCTTTGAAGTTATCTGTTTAACTTGGACATGTGTCTTAGTAGCTGTTCAACAAGTCCATGTCCTCTGCAGtgagagctgaggaggagggacGTTTACTTGGGGGGCTTTTGTGCGAAGCGTCGCCGGTGTCTGACTGATGCTTCCTTTTCTTGATATTGTTCGGAGCAGTCTTCACTTTATGGTTTGTCGGCAGAGGAATCTCTTTTATGCGATTGTTTCCTTCAGGTCTGTAGAAATGCAGTTTCTCTCGTTCAGAGTCTTGTGTGTTGTCGTGGATCAGGGGAGCTGCATTCAGTACCTCTCTGATGAACTTCTGCCTGCCAActagaggaaagaaaaaaactttgaAAACTGTGGGAATTATTCAAAGAAAGCTTATTATAATGCAGCTTTAATGAACTTACAAAATCTGAGTGCTGATGTTCTTGATTCTTcgattttcttctgttttggcATATGGGAATTATTTGTTTCCCACTGGTTTACAACCTGAAAATAAGTCAAATATCAGTTTAAGGCACTGCCTGCTGCTGTGCATGGTACTTAGGCAAACAGTATAATGAAATGCATCATACACTGAGGAACAGGATCCTGGCAGCTGTTGACTTAACATCCACCGTTAAAGAGAATATCATAAAAATGTTTACCTGCTCTGCCCAACCTTCTGTTTTACACCTCGAGTGATCAAAGGTGTCGAGTGGTTTCTCAGAATAGATAAAGCCCAGGAGGTTCCACATACATGTCTTCAATCCTGTGCCAAGCTGGAAGTATAAATTACGGTTACATGTCAGATCGCATTCTAATAATcccacactaacacacacactctctctcaccttCATATTGGTCCCAGAAACATTGAGTTTTACAAGTGTTGGGAGGCACGTGAGGTATCTGAGGGCCCTCTCTGAGACGGGGTTGTCTGTGTAAGAGAATCAAACATTTAGTTTAGGTTTCACATCTTAAACGTGTTCGAATTTGTGCCACATAAAGGAAACTAACAGGAAACATCCAAGAGCTGCAGACAGTTCAGTCCCTTCTGCATCATCCGGATCGGTGCGGTCAGTCTCTGCAGACCAGCATCTGACAGGTTGTTCCCACCAATGCAAAGCTGGATCAGGCTGCTATCAATAGaggtaaaataataaacattagtAAAATATTAGTATTATCTTTTCCCAAATTCTCCACATCGTGTCTTTGAGACTGTGAATACCTTGCCAATGAGGTGGATGTTAGGTGCGGGAAGAGCTCATGATTATCACCTAGTTTGCACCCAAACAAATCCAGAGACTTCAGACTATGAAATGTTTTGATTTCATCCATCCTTTCATGCAGCAGTGGAAACCTGCAGGGATGAAAGGGG
This sequence is a window from Parambassis ranga chromosome 17, fParRan2.1, whole genome shotgun sequence. Protein-coding genes within it:
- the lrrc42 gene encoding leucine-rich repeat-containing protein 42 isoform X2; this encodes MCDFKTDNSPIYVRERGSLRRVGDIVLAPPKLVSSCRRTDPFVLRKEHFIFTYNEEGSLRYTTKSLFDITLLFVADNIHHVDSLVDFPEQIGDRLFVAAEENRVFLNPDISPKALQLFSDAYGEMVLGSLCLRNRFPLLHERMDEIKTFHSLKSLDLFGCKLGDNHELFPHLTSTSLASLIQLCIGGNNLSDAGLQRLTAPIRMMQKGLNCLQLLDVSYNPVSERALRYLTCLPTLVKLNVSGTNMKLGTGLKTCMWNLLGFIYSEKPLDTFDHSRCKTEGWAEQVVNQWETNNSHMPKQKKIEESRTSALRFFGRQKFIREVLNAAPLIHDNTQDSEREKLHFYRPEGNNRIKEIPLPTNHKVKTAPNNIKKRKHQSDTGDASHKSPPSKRPSSSALTAEDMDLLNSY
- the lrrc42 gene encoding leucine-rich repeat-containing protein 42 isoform X1 — encoded protein: MCDFKTDNSPIYVRERGSLRRVGDIVLAPPKLVSSCRRTDPFVLRKEHFIFTYNEEGSLRYTTKSLFDITLLFVADNIHHVDSLVDFPEQIGDRLFVAAEENRVFLNPDISPKALQLFSDAYGEMVLGSLCLRNRFPLLHERMDEIKTFHSLKSLDLFGCKLGDNHELFPHLTSTSLASSLIQLCIGGNNLSDAGLQRLTAPIRMMQKGLNCLQLLDVSYNPVSERALRYLTCLPTLVKLNVSGTNMKLGTGLKTCMWNLLGFIYSEKPLDTFDHSRCKTEGWAEQVVNQWETNNSHMPKQKKIEESRTSALRFFGRQKFIREVLNAAPLIHDNTQDSEREKLHFYRPEGNNRIKEIPLPTNHKVKTAPNNIKKRKHQSDTGDASHKSPPSKRPSSSALTAEDMDLLNSY